Genomic window (Planctomycetia bacterium):
GTACTGGCCCGACAGGTAGCGGAAACATTTTCTGGGTATCGAGAATGCTCGCACGAACAGAATCGAGTTCCAGATATGGAAGCAGTGTAACCAAGACACCAACATAAGGACCGCCATTGGCTAAATCAAAATTGGGGTAAGTAGGCATTCCTACCACAGAATTGTAACTGCCTGGAGGGCACTTCTTGGTATCGTTGTGGTAATTATGCATGGCCAAGCCGATTTGGCGAAGATTGTTGGCGCACAACATCGCGTTGGCTGCTTCGCGAACGCGCTGCACCGCAGGTAACAGCAGGGCCATCAATAAGCCGATGATGGCGATGACCACCAGTAATTCAATCAGTGTGAAAGCTGACCGTCGTGAAGATGAGGCATGCTTCATCCAATGTTCTCCCATAAAAATCGGTTCAAGATGATGCCATGTTACCCCGGCAACATTACCAGGTAAATACCTTTGCGAGCCAATTGCATCTTTATTGAATACCAAACCTTTAGTACGAAATAAACACACTGGCTCATTTTGCTGTTGCACTTTGATACCATTTGTGCAGTTACAGCTTCGATGAATCCAACGATTTATCCTAACAAACCAACCAACACATTGTAAGCACAATGTGTGCCAACTGCGATACCTAATCCGCGATAATGAAACAATAGTCCAAAATAAACACCACCCATGCTCCGAAACAGGCAGATTTTCCATTCCCATGCTTCCCCTTGTGGCCCCAGGCAATGGGCTGCTGCAAAACCAAATGCAGAAATCATCAAGGATAATACCAAGGCTGTACGATCCTGCACCACACTTTTGAACAGCCAGTAGAGCAATCCAAAGCCCAACAGTCTGAAGAGAATCTCTTCAAAAATACCACTGCCCATCAACGCCACAGCCTGCAAAGTGCGAGTGTTAATACTCAGATGGGACAATTGAGAAGTCACCACAACTCCCAGCCCCCAGAGAGCCAGGGATAAGGCCAGACTTTCCAGAAACATGCCCGCTACTAATGTCCACGATTCGGGAGGCGATCTGTCCCACTTCACAACCGCCCAGCCAATACCGATGACTGCTATCATCAGACTGGGTAAATACTCTGCGGGCATCTGGTTCTGTTTGCACAGGTTCGCGAGCCACTGGTCTATCCCTGCCCGGTATGGCTGCATTCCTTCCATGGTCTGGTACAGCATGCTGCCTTCGTAAATCACCAGCAAAGGCAGGATGAAGAGCAGGCATGGCCAGGGATGTCGGGTTGATGACCAGTAGAAATTCATGAAATGGTTACACCACCCTTATGATGTGTCTGTCGCGCACTACATCGAGGTCGAGAAATCTAAGAGATTCGTGGTTACTGCCCATGACGATGATCGGCTTCCAATCACCCGAAGTCGCCAACTGGTTCCAGGCAATGATCTTTCCGGTTGAACCATCCGCCAGTTCAACCAGACTACCCACGGGTGCACTGGCCCATGGCAACAAGAGCAATGCTGCAATCTGGTCCAGTCTTCCTTGCCTGGCCTCCTGCAACACCAACTGCACCGCTTTGCGTGTGGAATAGGCTTCACGATGAGGACGAGGCTGGCAAAGCGCTGCATAACTGTCTGCCACTGCCAATTGTCGTCCCAGATCAATCAATTCCTGCTGCTTCAGTTTCATGGGGTAACCACTGCCATCAAGCCGTTCGTGATGCTGAGCAATGGCGAGGGCTACATCAAATTCTTCAGGCTTCAAATAGGGTCGCAAACGTTCTGCCAGCCAGGGAGCGTGATGCCGCCATTGTTGACGGGTGGTGCTGTTGGTCTGTTCCTGGGCAGCCAGTACTTTCACGGGCAGCCTGGTCATACCTAAATCGTGAAGCAGCCCTGCGAGGATGGCATTCTGAATATGCCTGGACGAAAATCGCACGGGATGCAGCATCCGCTGCAATACCTGAGCTGTGTTCAACCCATGCGAAGCTGCCCAGAGAAATGGTTCATCGGGTGTCGCCTGGTACCACCACAGCGGCGGAGCCTGCAACAGATATTCCCGGTACAAATGATTGGCTAACTCTCTTACTCCATCGAGTGGCCAGATGTCTT
Coding sequences:
- a CDS encoding CPBP family intramembrane metalloprotease; the encoded protein is MNFYWSSTRHPWPCLLFILPLLVIYEGSMLYQTMEGMQPYRAGIDQWLANLCKQNQMPAEYLPSLMIAVIGIGWAVVKWDRSPPESWTLVAGMFLESLALSLALWGLGVVVTSQLSHLSINTRTLQAVALMGSGIFEEILFRLLGFGLLYWLFKSVVQDRTALVLSLMISAFGFAAAHCLGPQGEAWEWKICLFRSMGGVYFGLLFHYRGLGIAVGTHCAYNVLVGLLG
- a CDS encoding HD domain-containing protein codes for the protein MAQFPTDQTTPTLSLPPRLRLLSHASAASLVDSDPEDTGPQMGLREQLLRAKQLLLQLKGLGQTPDTPGLQQNLAMLRLTIRSLETGEANQSQLQDIRLVLDEVTRHLNLQSQQRRILNNHEDQRSQLTEWFENAIQKDIWPLDGVRELANHLYREYLLQAPPLWWYQATPDEPFLWAASHGLNTAQVLQRMLHPVRFSSRHIQNAILAGLLHDLGMTRLPVKVLAAQEQTNSTTRQQWRHHAPWLAERLRPYLKPEEFDVALAIAQHHERLDGSGYPMKLKQQELIDLGRQLAVADSYAALCQPRPHREAYSTRKAVQLVLQEARQGRLDQIAALLLLPWASAPVGSLVELADGSTGKIIAWNQLATSGDWKPIIVMGSNHESLRFLDLDVVRDRHIIRVV